In Streptomyces seoulensis, the following are encoded in one genomic region:
- a CDS encoding C40 family peptidase yields the protein MTALNRVPSLMARAGTASALTLAAVGGSIMVPGLATDASAATTASKALKVAASKKGAPYRYGATGPGRFDCSGLTLYSFKKAGKKLPRTAAQQYNKTHHISSGHRKAGDLVFFHSGSSVYHVGIYAGKGKIWHAPKTGDVVRLQKIWTKSVWYGRVN from the coding sequence ATGACTGCGCTCAATCGTGTCCCGTCGCTGATGGCCCGCGCCGGTACGGCCTCCGCCCTCACCCTGGCCGCCGTCGGCGGGTCCATCATGGTGCCGGGGCTGGCCACCGACGCCTCCGCCGCCACCACCGCGTCGAAGGCACTGAAGGTCGCGGCGTCCAAGAAGGGCGCCCCCTACCGCTACGGAGCCACCGGGCCGGGCCGGTTCGACTGCTCGGGCCTGACGCTGTACTCGTTCAAGAAGGCCGGCAAGAAGCTGCCACGCACGGCGGCGCAGCAGTACAACAAGACGCACCACATCTCCTCGGGCCACCGCAAGGCCGGTGACCTGGTCTTCTTCCACTCGGGTTCCAGCGTCTACCACGTCGGCATCTACGCCGGTAAGGGCAAGATCTGGCACGCGCCGAAGACCGGGGACGTGGTGCGGCTCCAGAAGATCTGGACCAAGAGCGTGTGGTACGGCCGGGTCAACTAG
- a CDS encoding urease subunit gamma, giving the protein MQLTPHEQERLLIHVAADVAERRRARGVKLNHPEAVALITSHILEGARDGRTVAELMSSGRKVLTRDDVMDGIPEMIHDVQVEATFPDGTKLVTVHEPIV; this is encoded by the coding sequence GTGCAACTGACCCCGCACGAGCAAGAGCGACTGCTGATCCATGTGGCGGCCGACGTGGCCGAACGGCGCCGGGCCCGTGGAGTGAAGCTCAATCACCCGGAGGCGGTCGCGCTCATCACGTCGCACATCCTGGAGGGCGCCCGCGACGGCCGGACCGTCGCCGAGCTGATGTCCTCCGGCCGCAAGGTGCTGACCCGCGACGACGTGATGGACGGCATCCCCGAGATGATCCACGACGTCCAGGTGGAGGCCACCTTCCCGGACGGCACCAAGCTGGTCACCGTGCACGAGCCGATCGTCTGA
- a CDS encoding 8-amino-7-oxononanoate synthase, translated as MAFGWIDEQAEARRRAGLLRTLRPRPADSPLLDLASNDYLGLARHPEVVEGAAGAARTWGGGATGSRLVTGTTELHARLETELADFCGFEAALVLSSGYAANLAAVTALGPHGSLIVSDAGNHASLIDGCRLARGTTQVVGHADPEAVAKALAAHQGEAIALSDTVFSVDGDAAPLARLAGACREHRAGLVVDDAHGLGVLGEGGRGAVHAAGLAGAGDVVATATLSKSLGSQGGVVLGPARVIGHLVNTARTFIFDTGLAPAAAGAALAALRLLRREPERPARVRAVAAELHARLTAEGLAAVRPDAAVVSVRAPSPDAAVRWAADCRAEGLSVGCFRPPSVPDGVSRLRLTARADLSEADIERAVRVVTAVRPC; from the coding sequence ATGGCGTTCGGCTGGATCGACGAGCAGGCCGAGGCGCGCCGCCGCGCCGGACTCCTCAGGACCCTGCGCCCCCGGCCCGCCGACTCGCCCCTGCTGGACCTGGCGAGCAACGACTACCTGGGCCTGGCCCGCCACCCGGAGGTCGTGGAGGGCGCGGCCGGGGCCGCCCGGACCTGGGGCGGCGGCGCCACCGGCTCCCGGCTGGTCACCGGCACCACCGAGCTGCACGCCCGCCTGGAGACCGAACTCGCCGACTTCTGCGGCTTCGAGGCGGCCCTCGTACTGTCCTCCGGCTACGCGGCCAACCTCGCCGCCGTCACCGCGCTCGGCCCGCACGGCTCGCTGATCGTCTCCGACGCGGGCAACCACGCCTCCCTGATCGACGGCTGCCGTCTGGCGCGCGGCACCACCCAGGTCGTCGGGCACGCCGATCCGGAGGCCGTGGCCAAGGCACTGGCGGCCCATCAGGGGGAGGCCATCGCCCTGTCGGACACGGTGTTCTCCGTCGACGGCGACGCGGCGCCCCTCGCTCGGCTGGCCGGCGCCTGCCGGGAACACCGGGCCGGACTGGTCGTGGACGACGCCCACGGCCTCGGTGTGCTGGGGGAGGGCGGCCGGGGCGCGGTCCACGCGGCCGGGCTCGCGGGCGCGGGCGACGTGGTGGCCACGGCCACGCTGTCCAAGTCGCTGGGCAGCCAGGGCGGGGTGGTGCTGGGCCCGGCGCGGGTGATCGGCCATCTGGTCAACACCGCGCGGACGTTCATCTTCGACACCGGGCTCGCCCCCGCCGCCGCGGGGGCCGCGCTCGCCGCGCTGCGCCTGCTCCGGCGCGAACCCGAGCGCCCGGCGCGCGTCCGCGCGGTCGCCGCCGAACTGCACGCCCGGCTGACCGCCGAGGGCCTGGCGGCCGTACGCCCGGACGCGGCCGTGGTCTCGGTACGGGCGCCGTCCCCCGACGCGGCCGTGCGCTGGGCCGCCGACTGCCGGGCGGAGGGGCTGTCGGTCGGCTGCTTCCGCCCGCCGTCCGTCCCGGACGGGGTCTCCCGGCTCCGGCTGACCGCCCGCGCGGATCTGTCGGAGGCGGACATCGAACGGGCGGTAAGGGTCGTCACCGCCGTTCGGCCCTGCTGA
- a CDS encoding alpha/beta hydrolase, which yields MRENKPKSRLLALSSAGALVTATLIAGAVTAPAASADSSRGQDREALGAAAAAARATKAGIDWQDCPADWGLEKPIQCGWVSVPLDYAKPNGKQIKLAVDRIGNTGTKQERQGALIYNPGGPGGSGLRFPRRVTTKSALWTNTAKAYDFVGFDPRGVGHSAPISCVDPQEFVKAPKADPVPRDEADKRAQRKLAREYAEGCAEHSGAMLPHMTTPNTARDLDVIRAALGEKKLNYLGVSYGTYLGAVYGTLFPGHIRRMIVDSVVDPARENIWYQANLNQDIAFERRWKDWQYWVAANDAAFHLGTTRAAVQEQWLKLRATAAKSPLGGVVGPAELISFFQSAPYYDSSWVPVATAFSKYVAGDTQALVDAAAPDLSDTAGNISAENGNAVYTAVECADAKWPTSWQKWDRDNTRLNKDYPFMTWANAWMNLPCATWPAKQQNPVEVGTHKGLPPVLIVQSTRDAATPYEGAVSLHQRFKGSRLITEEGAGSHGVTGLVNPCVNERVDAYLLTGELDSSDVSCAPHATPKP from the coding sequence TTGAGGGAGAACAAACCGAAGAGCCGTCTGCTGGCGCTCAGTTCGGCCGGCGCGCTCGTCACCGCCACGCTGATAGCCGGCGCGGTGACCGCGCCCGCGGCCAGCGCCGACAGCAGCCGGGGCCAGGACCGCGAGGCCCTCGGCGCCGCCGCGGCCGCGGCCCGCGCCACCAAGGCCGGCATCGACTGGCAGGACTGCCCCGCCGACTGGGGGCTGGAGAAGCCCATCCAGTGCGGCTGGGTCTCCGTGCCGCTGGACTACGCCAAGCCGAACGGCAAGCAGATCAAGCTCGCCGTCGACCGCATCGGCAACACCGGCACCAAGCAGGAGCGCCAGGGCGCCCTCATCTACAACCCCGGCGGCCCCGGTGGCTCCGGCCTGCGCTTCCCGCGCCGGGTCACCACCAAGAGCGCGCTGTGGACCAACACCGCCAAGGCGTACGACTTCGTGGGCTTCGACCCGCGCGGCGTCGGCCACTCGGCCCCCATCTCCTGCGTCGACCCGCAGGAGTTCGTCAAAGCGCCCAAGGCCGACCCGGTGCCCCGCGACGAGGCCGACAAGCGCGCCCAGCGCAAGCTCGCCCGCGAGTACGCCGAGGGCTGCGCCGAGCACAGCGGCGCCATGCTGCCGCACATGACCACGCCGAACACCGCCCGCGACCTGGACGTCATCCGGGCCGCGCTCGGCGAGAAGAAGCTCAACTACCTGGGCGTCTCCTACGGCACCTACCTCGGCGCCGTCTACGGCACGCTCTTCCCGGGCCACATCCGCCGGATGATCGTGGACAGCGTCGTCGACCCGGCGCGCGAGAACATCTGGTACCAGGCCAACCTGAACCAGGACATCGCCTTCGAGCGCCGCTGGAAGGACTGGCAGTACTGGGTCGCCGCCAACGACGCCGCCTTCCACCTCGGCACCACTCGCGCCGCCGTGCAGGAGCAGTGGCTCAAGCTGCGCGCCACCGCCGCGAAGAGCCCGCTCGGCGGGGTCGTCGGCCCGGCCGAGCTGATCTCCTTCTTCCAGAGCGCGCCGTACTACGACTCCTCGTGGGTGCCGGTCGCCACGGCGTTCAGCAAGTACGTCGCCGGTGACACCCAGGCCCTCGTGGACGCGGCCGCGCCCGACCTGTCGGACACCGCGGGCAACATCTCCGCGGAGAACGGCAACGCGGTCTACACCGCCGTCGAGTGCGCCGACGCCAAGTGGCCCACCAGCTGGCAGAAGTGGGACCGGGACAACACCCGGCTCAACAAGGACTACCCGTTCATGACCTGGGCCAACGCCTGGATGAACCTGCCGTGTGCCACCTGGCCCGCCAAGCAGCAGAACCCGGTCGAGGTCGGCACCCACAAGGGTCTGCCGCCGGTCCTGATCGTGCAGTCCACCCGTGACGCGGCCACCCCCTACGAGGGCGCCGTCTCGCTGCACCAGCGGTTCAAGGGCTCGCGTCTGATCACCGAGGAGGGCGCCGGCTCCCACGGCGTCACCGGCCTGGTCAACCCGTGCGTCAACGAGCGCGTCGACGCGTACCTGCTGACCGGCGAGCTGGACAGCTCCGACGTCAGCTGCGCACCGCACGCCACGCCCAAGCCGTAA
- the ureG gene encoding urease accessory protein UreG — protein sequence MHLDHTHTGPAAVSADARRPDGSRRALRIGLGGPVGSGKTATVAALCRALRDQLSLAVVTNDIYTREDAEFLLREAVLPPERITAVETGACPHTAIRDDISANLEAVEDLEDAVGPLDLILVESGGDNLTATFSKGLVDAQIFVIDVAGGDDIPRKGGPGVTTADLLVVNKTDLAPYVGSDLARMAADAKAQRAELPVVFQTLRVENGVGEVAGWVRERLAAWTA from the coding sequence ATGCATCTCGACCACACCCACACCGGCCCGGCGGCCGTCAGCGCCGACGCGCGCCGCCCCGACGGCAGCCGGCGTGCCCTGCGCATCGGGCTCGGCGGCCCGGTCGGCTCGGGGAAGACCGCGACCGTCGCCGCGCTGTGCCGGGCGCTGCGCGACCAACTCTCCCTCGCCGTCGTCACCAACGACATCTACACCCGCGAGGACGCCGAATTCCTGCTCCGCGAGGCCGTGTTGCCGCCCGAGCGGATCACGGCCGTGGAGACCGGCGCCTGCCCGCACACCGCGATCCGCGACGACATCTCCGCCAACCTCGAAGCAGTGGAGGACCTGGAGGACGCCGTCGGCCCGCTCGACCTGATCCTGGTGGAGTCCGGCGGCGACAACCTCACCGCGACCTTCTCCAAGGGCCTGGTGGACGCCCAGATCTTCGTGATCGACGTGGCCGGCGGTGACGACATCCCGCGCAAGGGCGGCCCCGGCGTCACCACCGCCGACCTGCTCGTGGTCAACAAGACCGACCTCGCCCCCTACGTCGGCTCCGACCTCGCCCGGATGGCCGCCGACGCCAAGGCGCAGCGGGCCGAACTCCCGGTCGTCTTCCAGACGTTGCGCGTCGAGAACGGGGTCGGCGAGGTGGCCGGCTGGGTGCGCGAGCGGCTCGCCGCGTGGACGGCGTGA
- a CDS encoding urease subunit alpha, with amino-acid sequence MPEISRAAYADLFGPTTGDRIRLADTDLLIEIEEDRSGGPGASGDEAVFGGGKVIRESMGQSRATRAEGTPDTVITGVVVVDHWGVIKADVGIRDGRITGIGKAGNPDTMDGVHPDLVIGPETEVIAGNGRILTAGAIDAHVHFICPQIAEEALSSGVTTLVGGGTGPAEGSKATTVTPGPWHLARMLEAMEAHPVNVGFLGKGNTVSQEAMLSQIRGGAVGLKLHEDWGSTPAVIDAALTVADRTGIQVAIHTDTLNEAGFVGDTLAAIAGRGIHSYHTEGAGGGHAPDIMTVVSQPNVLPSSTNPTRPFTVNTAEEHLDMLMVCHHLNPAVPEDLAFAESRIRPSTIGAEDILHDLGAISIISSDSQAMGRVGEVILRTWQTAHVMKGRRGALSGDGRADNHRVRRYVAKYTINPALAQGLATEIGSVETGKLADLVLWEPAFFGVKPLLVLKGGQIAYAQMGDANASIPTPQPILPRPMFGAIGRAPAANSVNFVSPLAIEDGLPERLALGKEFVAIQSTRAVTKADLRENDAMPDVRIDPDSFAVHIDGELVEAVPAAELPMAQRYFLF; translated from the coding sequence ATGCCTGAGATCTCCCGCGCCGCCTACGCCGACCTGTTCGGCCCCACCACCGGCGACCGCATCCGGCTCGCCGACACCGATCTGCTCATCGAGATCGAGGAGGACCGCTCCGGCGGCCCCGGTGCCTCCGGTGACGAGGCGGTGTTCGGCGGCGGCAAGGTCATCCGCGAGTCCATGGGCCAGTCCCGCGCCACCCGCGCCGAGGGCACCCCGGACACCGTGATCACCGGGGTGGTCGTCGTGGACCACTGGGGCGTGATCAAGGCCGACGTCGGCATCCGGGACGGCCGGATCACCGGCATCGGCAAGGCCGGCAACCCCGACACCATGGACGGCGTCCACCCCGACCTCGTCATCGGCCCAGAGACCGAGGTCATCGCGGGCAACGGCCGCATCCTCACGGCCGGCGCCATCGACGCCCATGTGCACTTCATCTGCCCGCAGATCGCCGAAGAGGCGCTGTCCTCCGGGGTCACCACCCTGGTCGGCGGCGGCACCGGCCCGGCCGAGGGCTCCAAGGCCACCACCGTCACCCCGGGCCCCTGGCACCTCGCCCGGATGCTGGAGGCGATGGAGGCGCACCCGGTCAACGTCGGCTTCCTCGGCAAGGGCAACACCGTCTCGCAGGAGGCGATGCTGTCCCAGATCAGGGGCGGCGCCGTCGGGCTGAAGCTGCACGAGGACTGGGGCTCCACCCCGGCCGTCATCGACGCGGCCCTCACCGTCGCCGACCGCACCGGCATCCAGGTGGCCATCCACACCGACACGCTCAACGAGGCCGGGTTCGTCGGCGACACCCTCGCCGCCATCGCCGGGCGGGGCATCCACTCGTACCACACCGAGGGCGCCGGGGGCGGGCACGCGCCGGACATCATGACCGTGGTCTCGCAGCCCAACGTGCTGCCCAGCTCGACCAATCCGACCCGGCCGTTCACCGTCAACACCGCCGAGGAACACCTCGACATGCTGATGGTCTGCCACCACCTCAACCCGGCCGTCCCCGAGGACCTCGCCTTCGCCGAGTCCCGCATCCGGCCGTCCACGATCGGTGCGGAGGACATCCTCCACGACCTCGGCGCGATCTCGATCATCTCCTCCGACTCCCAGGCCATGGGCCGCGTCGGCGAGGTCATCCTGCGCACCTGGCAGACCGCCCACGTCATGAAGGGCCGCCGGGGCGCCCTCTCGGGAGACGGACGCGCCGACAACCACCGGGTACGGCGCTATGTCGCCAAGTACACGATCAACCCGGCGCTCGCCCAGGGCCTCGCCACCGAGATCGGCTCGGTCGAGACCGGCAAGCTGGCCGACCTCGTGCTGTGGGAACCGGCGTTCTTCGGGGTCAAGCCGCTGCTCGTGCTCAAGGGCGGCCAGATCGCCTACGCGCAGATGGGCGACGCCAACGCCTCCATCCCCACCCCGCAACCGATCCTGCCCCGCCCGATGTTCGGCGCGATCGGCCGGGCCCCGGCCGCCAACTCGGTCAACTTCGTCTCCCCGTTGGCGATCGAGGACGGTCTGCCCGAACGGCTGGCTCTGGGCAAGGAGTTCGTGGCGATCCAGTCCACCCGCGCGGTCACCAAGGCCGACCTGCGCGAGAACGACGCCATGCCGGACGTACGGATCGACCCGGACAGCTTCGCCGTGCACATCGACGGAGAGCTGGTCGAGGCGGTACCGGCGGCCGAACTGCCCATGGCCCAGCGCTACTTCCTCTTCTGA
- a CDS encoding lysophospholipid acyltransferase family protein, which yields MFYHLLKYVLLGPVLRLVFRPRIEGLDHVPESGAAIIAGNHLSFSDHFLMPAILKRRITFLAKAEYFTGPGLKGRLTAFFFRSAGQIPVDRSGKEAGQAAVREGLKVLGRGELLGIYPEGTRSHDGRLYKGKVGVAVMALKAGVPVVPCAMIGTFEAQPPGRKIPKLRPITIRFGEPLEFSRYAGMEDEKAVLRAVTDEIMYAVLALSGQEYVDRYAAEVKAEAEAAKTRRFARRH from the coding sequence TTGTTCTACCACTTGCTGAAGTACGTGCTGCTGGGCCCGGTACTCAGACTGGTCTTCCGTCCCCGCATCGAGGGCTTGGACCATGTACCGGAGTCGGGCGCGGCGATCATCGCCGGGAACCATCTCTCATTCTCCGACCACTTCCTGATGCCCGCCATCCTGAAGCGGCGGATCACCTTCCTCGCCAAGGCGGAGTACTTCACCGGGCCGGGGCTCAAGGGCCGGCTGACGGCGTTCTTCTTCAGAAGCGCGGGACAGATCCCGGTGGACCGCTCGGGCAAGGAGGCCGGGCAGGCGGCCGTCCGCGAGGGCCTGAAGGTCCTGGGCCGGGGCGAGCTGCTGGGGATCTACCCGGAGGGCACCCGCTCGCACGACGGGCGGCTGTACAAGGGGAAGGTCGGCGTCGCGGTGATGGCGCTCAAGGCCGGGGTCCCGGTCGTGCCCTGCGCCATGATCGGCACCTTCGAGGCCCAGCCGCCCGGCCGGAAGATCCCCAAGCTGCGCCCGATCACGATCCGGTTCGGCGAGCCGCTGGAGTTCTCCCGCTACGCGGGGATGGAGGACGAGAAGGCGGTCCTGCGGGCCGTCACCGACGAGATCATGTACGCCGTGCTGGCACTGTCGGGCCAGGAGTACGTGGACCGCTACGCCGCTGAGGTGAAGGCGGAGGCGGAGGCGGCGAAGACCCGCCGGTTCGCCCGGCGGCACTGA
- a CDS encoding ATP-dependent Clp protease proteolytic subunit, translating to MTRPNARYVLPEFTERDGGVRRTLDPYAKLFEHRIVLLGTPLDDTAATDVIAQLMQLEHAAPDRDITLYLNCPGGDFHAMTAVYDTMRYVGCDVETYCLGQTVSVAAVLLAAGTPGKRFALPGSRVVLRQPELAEPIQGQPSDLAIKAAELVRARELMEELLVRHTGRDAATVHADLERERVLDATGALEHGLVDGIVGARENVPGAR from the coding sequence ATGACCCGACCGAACGCCCGATACGTCCTGCCCGAGTTCACCGAGCGCGACGGAGGCGTCCGCCGCACGCTCGACCCGTACGCCAAGCTGTTCGAGCACCGGATCGTGCTGCTGGGCACGCCGTTGGACGACACGGCGGCCACGGATGTCATCGCGCAGCTCATGCAGCTCGAACACGCCGCCCCGGACCGGGACATCACGCTGTACCTGAACTGCCCCGGCGGCGACTTCCACGCCATGACGGCGGTGTACGACACGATGCGCTACGTCGGCTGCGACGTGGAGACCTACTGCCTGGGCCAGACCGTCTCGGTGGCCGCCGTGCTGCTCGCGGCCGGGACGCCCGGCAAGCGGTTCGCGCTGCCCGGCTCGCGGGTGGTGCTGCGCCAGCCGGAGCTGGCCGAGCCGATTCAGGGGCAGCCGAGCGATCTGGCGATCAAGGCGGCGGAGCTGGTCCGGGCGCGGGAGCTGATGGAGGAGCTGCTCGTCCGGCACACCGGACGGGACGCCGCCACCGTCCACGCCGACCTGGAGCGCGAGCGGGTGCTGGACGCCACCGGCGCCTTGGAGCACGGACTGGTCGACGGGATCGTGGGCGCCCGTGAGAACGTCCCCGGCGCCCGGTGA
- a CDS encoding urease accessory protein UreF, whose translation MSRAALLVLADGRFPAGGHAHSGGAEAAVKAGRITDAATLEHFCQGRLHTTGLVAASLAAAAVLGIPARELDAAADARTPSPALRSAARRLGRQLVRAARATWPSAELDALTREFPKGAHQPVVLGLTARAAGLEPLDAAYCALYESVSGPATASVRLLSLDPFDATGVLARLAPELDRVADRAVEAARRARTEGVDALPAASAPLLEIGAQAHAAWPVRLFAS comes from the coding sequence ATGTCACGAGCCGCCCTGCTCGTCCTGGCCGACGGCCGCTTCCCCGCCGGAGGGCACGCCCACTCCGGCGGGGCGGAGGCCGCGGTCAAGGCGGGCCGCATCACCGACGCCGCGACCCTGGAGCACTTCTGCCAGGGCCGACTGCACACCACCGGCCTGGTCGCCGCCTCCCTCGCGGCCGCGGCCGTACTCGGCATCCCCGCACGGGAGTTGGACGCGGCCGCCGACGCCCGCACCCCGTCACCCGCCCTGCGCAGCGCCGCCCGGCGGCTGGGCCGCCAGCTGGTACGGGCGGCCCGCGCCACCTGGCCGTCAGCCGAACTGGACGCGCTGACGCGGGAGTTCCCCAAAGGTGCCCATCAGCCCGTCGTCCTGGGCCTCACCGCCCGAGCGGCCGGTCTCGAACCCCTGGACGCCGCGTACTGCGCGCTGTACGAGAGCGTGAGCGGCCCCGCGACCGCCTCCGTACGGCTGCTCAGCCTCGACCCGTTCGACGCCACCGGCGTCCTCGCCCGGCTGGCACCCGAGCTGGACCGGGTGGCGGACCGCGCCGTGGAGGCCGCCCGGCGCGCACGGACCGAGGGGGTGGACGCCCTGCCCGCCGCGTCCGCACCCCTGCTGGAGATCGGCGCACAGGCCCACGCGGCCTGGCCGGTCCGCCTCTTCGCCTCCTAG
- a CDS encoding urease subunit beta encodes MIPGEVLFADGPVVYNQGREAIRLTVLNAADRPVQVGSHYHFAEANPGLDFDRSAAHGRRLNIAAGTAVRFEPGIPVEVELVPLGGARIVPGLRGETGGALDA; translated from the coding sequence ATGATTCCCGGAGAGGTGCTGTTCGCGGACGGCCCGGTCGTCTACAACCAGGGACGCGAGGCCATCCGGCTCACCGTCCTCAACGCCGCCGACCGGCCCGTCCAGGTCGGCTCCCACTACCACTTCGCCGAGGCCAACCCCGGCCTGGACTTCGACCGCTCCGCCGCGCACGGCAGGCGGCTGAACATCGCCGCCGGCACGGCCGTCCGCTTCGAGCCCGGCATCCCCGTCGAGGTCGAACTCGTCCCCCTCGGCGGCGCCCGGATCGTGCCCGGACTGCGCGGCGAGACCGGAGGTGCCCTCGATGCCTGA
- a CDS encoding type II toxin-antitoxin system Phd/YefM family antitoxin, with amino-acid sequence MAYEIPVTQARAELADLINRVVYGNERVVVTRHGKPLVALVSAADLARLEALDAQEAERDEQVISSVSGVREVSASPPQERQWFGIAAEHRRPGTG; translated from the coding sequence ATGGCCTACGAGATTCCGGTGACGCAAGCCAGGGCTGAGCTCGCCGACCTGATCAACCGGGTGGTCTACGGCAATGAGCGGGTCGTGGTGACCCGGCACGGCAAGCCGCTCGTCGCGCTGGTCTCCGCCGCCGACCTGGCGCGTCTGGAGGCGCTCGACGCCCAGGAGGCCGAGCGGGACGAGCAGGTGATCAGCTCCGTCTCCGGGGTCCGCGAGGTCTCCGCCTCCCCGCCGCAGGAGCGGCAGTGGTTCGGGATCGCCGCCGAGCACCGGCGGCCCGGTACCGGCTGA
- a CDS encoding urease accessory protein UreD produces MTATGVRARTRIEARADGRGGTALPVLDGDGPLAPRRTRAHGTEARVLLVGAMSGPLGGDRFSVEASAGEGARLHLGSAAATLALPGQAKGEARYDVRLDVAAGGELHWLPEQLISARGSDLHVTTRVELDSGARLLLREEQVLGRAGEEPGRLTSRLTVRLAGTTLLDQELSCGPGAPGGWDGPAVLGGHRAVGQLVLVAPELQQGAAEARMLGEGTALMPLAGPGVLVSAVAPDALALRRRLDEALALLTADRK; encoded by the coding sequence GTGACCGCGACCGGCGTCCGCGCCCGCACCCGGATCGAGGCCCGCGCGGACGGCCGGGGCGGCACCGCCCTCCCGGTGCTGGACGGCGACGGCCCTCTCGCCCCGCGCCGCACCCGCGCCCACGGCACCGAGGCCCGCGTCCTGCTGGTCGGCGCGATGAGCGGCCCGCTCGGCGGCGACCGCTTCTCCGTCGAGGCGAGCGCGGGGGAGGGTGCCCGGCTGCACCTCGGCTCGGCCGCCGCCACCCTCGCGCTGCCCGGCCAGGCCAAGGGTGAGGCCCGCTACGACGTACGGCTCGACGTGGCCGCCGGGGGCGAGCTGCACTGGCTGCCCGAACAGCTCATCTCGGCCCGGGGCAGCGACCTGCACGTCACCACCCGCGTCGAACTCGACTCCGGCGCGCGGCTGTTGCTGCGCGAGGAGCAGGTGCTCGGGCGGGCCGGGGAGGAGCCGGGCCGGCTCACCAGCAGGCTCACCGTCCGCCTCGCGGGCACCACGCTGCTCGACCAGGAGCTGAGCTGCGGCCCCGGAGCACCGGGCGGCTGGGACGGGCCGGCGGTGCTCGGGGGCCATCGTGCGGTCGGGCAACTGGTCCTCGTGGCGCCAGAGTTGCAGCAAGGGGCAGCGGAGGCCCGGATGCTGGGAGAGGGCACCGCCCTGATGCCGCTCGCCGGGCCCGGGGTCCTCGTCAGTGCCGTGGCGCCCGACGCGCTCGCCCTGCGTCGCCGCCTGGACGAGGCGCTGGCGCTACTGACCGCCGATCGGAAATGA
- a CDS encoding ATP-binding protein yields the protein MADHLEASVTLPSDPASVRTARSYVVGTLASWGLPADDEVTDTVRLIVSELATNAVQHTLGQSPTFTVDVVLARDELLLIGVTDSHPRLPKRLPAAVAQDNGRGMAIIRCLTVECGGKLRVRPTREGGKTVFVELPWCVPSQPRPATARPEPSPAR from the coding sequence ATGGCAGACCATCTGGAAGCATCCGTCACGCTGCCGAGCGATCCAGCCTCGGTCCGCACGGCCAGGTCGTACGTGGTGGGCACGCTGGCGAGCTGGGGGCTCCCGGCGGACGACGAGGTCACCGACACCGTGCGCCTCATCGTCTCCGAGCTGGCCACCAACGCGGTCCAGCACACCCTGGGCCAGTCGCCCACCTTCACCGTGGACGTCGTACTGGCCCGGGACGAGCTGCTGCTCATCGGGGTTACGGACAGCCATCCCCGGCTGCCGAAGAGACTCCCGGCCGCCGTCGCCCAGGACAACGGGCGCGGCATGGCCATCATCCGGTGTCTCACCGTCGAGTGCGGCGGCAAGCTGCGGGTCCGGCCGACCCGCGAGGGCGGCAAGACGGTCTTCGTCGAGCTGCCCTGGTGCGTGCCGAGCCAGCCGAGGCCCGCCACGGCCCGCCCGGAGCCCTCTCCGGCCCGCTGA